Part of the Isachenkonia alkalipeptolytica genome is shown below.
GGGCTTGGGGGATATTCATAATCCTTAAGGCCGGAGGAAAAGTTTTTATTGAATTATTTACGGTAAACTGTTACAATTAATACGGTGAAAATAGCCGGCATATCCAGCTGGACTAGGAGATTCACTGAAGGAAACAAAAAAATACGACCGGCATCTTATAGAAGAGTCGGAGCGGAGGTGCGTGAAAATGTCAGAAAAAGCAATGTCAACAGATTCAAGACTTCACAGCATGGGTGGTTTCACAAGAAAGCAGGCCCTGGGTACAAAGGGACTGACTCTGGCAGGAATGTTGGGAGCCCTATCCATTGTGCTGAGTATGACCCCGATCGGTTTTATCCCCCTGCCTACGGGAATTAATGCAACGACGATGCATATTCCCACAATCATGGCAGCGATTTTAGGAGGTCCGATTACCGGAACCTTAGTGGGACTGATCTTCGGTGTCAGCAGTTTTTTAAGAGCGAACAACCCGTTTTTTGCCAATCCCATTATCGCGATTTTACCGAGGTTATTAATCGGCGTGGTAAGCTATTACAGTTATGTGGGAATCAAAGTGACGTTAATCGAAAAATT
Proteins encoded:
- a CDS encoding ECF transporter S component gives rise to the protein MSEKAMSTDSRLHSMGGFTRKQALGTKGLTLAGMLGALSIVLSMTPIGFIPLPTGINATTMHIPTIMAAILGGPITGTLVGLIFGVSSFLRANNPFFANPIIAILPRLLIGVVSYYSYVGIKVTLIEKFKMNSAKGKSAAIVGASVLGTATNTVGVLSLVYAFGYLPLSVVLTVAATNGIAEMIASGVIVLAVLKSLEKSRLFK